One genomic region from Nilaparvata lugens isolate BPH chromosome 3, ASM1435652v1, whole genome shotgun sequence encodes:
- the LOC111047903 gene encoding arabinose-proton symporter, whose translation MMRKLHGYSFYYEKASNKFSRIGVCVGCGLYCFTSGLEHEFSLIEAQRIEQLDELPFSWSQEYWQMMGSLLGCLVSGIALCCMGRLSSLLRISLPCLILASISTYISTQVDIHSSIFLFSATLQIFLQNMSRSLAVTVTPIYILETICHYPGGQESRAMGALIALTQLPLAVSSLLATGDAQALSASRVILVLPALASVAALVLCLCAPESPRWLMQNNGCLDDATKSLLALRPRSVTHNQIAHELDQMRNDIQMTSLCKTDSYIKPLLTLSGFVLLIELMGYKAYNFYMDWALTFSGLTMNSRLVSSFIRLVSLVMSTVVSSTFPGPNSTALMLLISSGSLAFCLSTLGCSFYFLEFSTTKLMWVPATFLIIYQVFFWLGIGTYSMATCALLCPARSRCIVLILVVIVHQMASYFCQLFLPMMMSVLHPFGVFWFHAVMTSIALAYISVVIVPELKFMAKNVSVDQSVQQYF comes from the exons ATGATGCGGAAGTTACATGGATATAGCTTCTATTATGAGAAAGCATCCAATAAGTTTTCACGA attgGCGTTTGTGTTGGTTGTGGACTTTACTGTTTCACATCTGGATTAGAACATGAATTTAGTCTTATTGAAGCTCAAAGGATAGAGCAGCTTGATGAATTACCATTTTCATGGTCTCAAG aatattggCAGATGATGGGATCGTTATTAGGCTGCCTTGTATCCGGTATTGCTCTCTGTTGCATGGGTAGACTATCTTCACTTCTAAGGATATCATTACCATGCCTAATTCTAGCAAGTATATCGACTTATATTTCAACCCAAGTTGATATCCATTCATCAATATTTCTATTCTCTGCTACGCTTCAAATTTTCCTTCAA AACATGAGCAGAAGTCTGGCGGTGACGGTGACCCCGATCTACATCCTGGAGACAATCTGCCACTACCCGGGCGGCCAGGAGTCTCGCGCGATGGGGGCGCTGATTGCGCTGACACAGCTGCCATTGGCAGTTAGCTCTCTGCTCGCCACGGGCGACGCACAAGCCCTGTCCGCCTCCAGGGTGATCCTGGTGCTGCCCGCCCTGGCCTCGGTCGCCGCCCTCGTGCTTTGCCTCTGTGCGCCCGAGTCGCCTCGCTGGCTCATGCAGAACAATGGCTGCCTCGACGACGCCACAAAGTCCCTGCTGGCCTTGCGGCCCCGCTCTGTCACTCACAACCAGATAGCGCACGAGCTCGACCAGATGCGAAATGATATTCAG ATGACTTCGCTTTGCAAAACCGACAGCTACATCAAGCCTCTGCTGACACTTTCCGGCTTCGTGCTGTTGATCGAGTTGATGGGCTACAAAGCCTACAATTTCTACATGGACTGGGCACTCACATTTTCGGGCCTCACGATGAATTCACGGCTGGTCTCATCATTCATCAGACTGGTATCTCTGGTGATGTCAACAGTAGTCTCATCCACATTTCCCGGCCCCAATAGTACCGCACTCATGCTTTTAATCAGCTCAGGATCCTTGGCGTTCTGTTTATCAACACTAGGATGCAGTTTTTACTTCCTAGAGTTCTCCACGACTAAACTCATGTGGGTGCCTGCCACATTTCTGATCATCTATCAGGTGTTTTTCTGGCTGGGAATTGGCACCTACTCCATGGCCACGTGTGCTCTTCTGTGTCCCGCCAGGTCGAGATGTATTGTTTTAATTCTGGTTGTGATCGTTCATCAAATGGCTTCTTACTTCTGTCAGTTATTTTTGCCGATGATGATGAGTGTTCTTCATCCTTTCGGTGTGTTCTGGTTCCATGCCGTCATGACTAGCATTGCACTCGCCTacatttctgttgtaattgtaccagaattgaaatttatggCCAAAAATGTCAGTGTTGATCAATCAGTGCAGCAGTATTTTTGA